Proteins co-encoded in one Brassica oleracea var. oleracea cultivar TO1000 chromosome C4, BOL, whole genome shotgun sequence genomic window:
- the LOC106341334 gene encoding B3 domain-containing protein At2g31720-like — translation MATNDDDANKSVEGTEAGEKRCFDLFAMLLLACGDDETRAKRGQDVQKRNMLMIDTITNAATNTFLLGKRKIDDESKNQQHIASSSLEESKRRRVVESNDEPIRAEPIREIKPPVKERKRPVKRKAPVRKEPVRREPPVVTPGWVVDLMKTFKGREGDAKMIFEKAMTKTDVTTNEGRLLMPFNQMADMHFLTEAEWKILEEHHKHKRDVKKGVNVDEKRKGVDVILLRRNGNNKGWELNLRIWEMRSSFNYALCTGWNQLVRDNGLHTNQTITLWSFHSRDGTLYFAFDLPTQDEQGMALALVPVTSSSMDMVEISEENPFACEEANRRLYQFIRSSRTPRVCVQIITNDSSGNLNLLEGGLDLNRTPPEECTEMDSDLEAVQETTSQESLTETSLVSWRFLIETAVLYVT, via the coding sequence ATGGCGACCAATGATGATGATGCTAACAAAAGCGTCGAGGGTACGGAGGCAGGAGAGAAGAGATGTTTTGATCTTTTTGCGATGTTGCTTCTCGCTTGCGGTGACGATGAAACAAGAGCGAAACGAGGACAAGACGTGCAAAAGAGAAACATGCTCATGATCGACACTATTACTAATGCTGCCACCAACACTTTCTTGCTAGGCAAGCGAAAGATTGATGATGAGTCCAAGAATCAACAACACATTGCTTCTTCGAGTTTGGAAGAGTCAAAGAGGCGTCGTGTGGTGGAGTCTAACGACGAACCCATCAGAGCAGAACCTATTAGAGAAATTAAGCCTCCGGTTAAGGAAAGAAAGCGACCGGTTAAAAGAAAGGCGCCAGTCAGAAAGGAACCGGTTAGAAGAGAACCACCGGTGGTGACTCCGGGATGGGTGGTTGACCTAATGAAGACATTCAAAGGTCGTGAGGGGGATGCGAAGATGATATTTGAGAAGGCGATGACGAAGACAGATGTCACAACAAACGAAGGACGTCTCTTGATGCCCTTTAACCAAATGGCTGATATGCACTTTTTGACCGAGGCGGAGTGGAAGATCCTAGAGGAGCATCACAAACACAAGAGAGATGTTAAAAAAGGAGTTAACGTTGATGAGAAAAGAAAAGGAGTTGATGTCATCTTGTTGCGTCGTAATGGTAATAACAAGGGATGGGAGCTTAACCTGAGGATATGGGAGATGAGGTCTAGTTTCAACTACGCCTTGTGTACTGGTTGGAACCAGCTCGTCCGCGATAACGGCCTCCACACGAACCAGACTATTACCCTCTGGTCCTTCCATTCCCGTGATGGCACTCTCTACTTTGCTTTCGATCTTCCCACTCAAGATGAACAAGGTATGGCTCTAGCTCTGGTTCCAGTTACATCTTCATCCATGGATATGGTTGAAATCTCTGAGGAGAATCCGTTTGCGTGTGAAGAGGCAAACAGGAGACTTTATCAATTTATAAGGAGTAGCAGAACTCCTCGCGTTTGTGTTCAAATCATAACAAATGATTCTTCTGGCAACCTCAACCTACTCGAGGGTGGTTTGGATCTAAACAGAACACCACCTGAAGAGTGCACTGAGATGGATTCTGATCTCGAGGCTGTACAAGAGACGACCTCACAGGAATCCCTCACTGAGACCTCACTAGTATCCTGGAGGTTCCTCATAGAAACAGCTGTGCTCTATGTGACTTAA